A window of Paenibacillus sp. 19GGS1-52 contains these coding sequences:
- the gatA gene encoding Asp-tRNA(Asn)/Glu-tRNA(Gln) amidotransferase subunit GatA encodes MSLFQYRLPEIHNMLHNKEISVSELTEESFAVIAQRDEKVHAFLTLNEEGARATARALDEKLASGGARGLLFGLPAGIKDNIVTKGLRTTCASQFLKNFQPVYDATVASKLQQADAVTIGKLNMDEFAMGGSNENSSFGPVRNPWDLQRVPGGSSGGSAAAVAAGEVLFALGSDTGGSIRQPASYCGVVGLKPTYGLVSRYGLVAFASSLDQIGPVTRNVEDSAYVLQAIAGYDAQDSTSAKVNIPDYLSALTGDVSGLRIAVPKEYLGEGVDSSVRETVLSALKVLEGLGAVWEEVSLPHTEYAVAAYYLLSSSEASSNLARFDGVRYGVRADDGGGLLDLYHNSRSQGFGPEVKRRIMLGTYALSSGYYDAYYLKAQKVRTLIKQDFDEVFKKYDVVIGPTAPTTAFKLGSQTEDPLTMYLNDILTIPVSLAGIPAVSVPCGFAEGLPVGLQIIGKEFDESTVLRVAHAFEQNTDHHKQRPQL; translated from the coding sequence TTGAGCTTGTTTCAATATCGCTTACCTGAAATACATAACATGCTGCATAACAAAGAGATATCTGTCAGCGAGCTGACTGAAGAATCATTTGCTGTCATTGCACAGCGGGACGAGAAGGTCCATGCATTTTTGACGCTAAATGAAGAGGGGGCTCGGGCTACGGCCCGTGCCTTGGATGAGAAGCTGGCTTCCGGAGGCGCGCGTGGGTTGTTGTTTGGTCTTCCTGCCGGGATTAAAGATAATATTGTTACCAAGGGACTACGCACGACTTGTGCCAGCCAATTCTTGAAGAACTTCCAGCCAGTATATGATGCTACTGTTGCCAGCAAGCTGCAGCAGGCCGATGCAGTAACCATTGGCAAGCTGAATATGGATGAGTTTGCTATGGGTGGCTCCAACGAGAACTCCAGCTTCGGACCTGTTCGCAATCCGTGGGATCTGCAGCGTGTTCCAGGCGGCTCCAGTGGTGGATCGGCTGCGGCAGTTGCTGCCGGTGAAGTGCTATTTGCCCTAGGCTCTGATACGGGCGGTTCGATCCGTCAGCCTGCTTCTTACTGCGGTGTTGTTGGCCTCAAGCCGACTTACGGACTAGTATCACGCTACGGTCTGGTAGCTTTTGCTTCCTCACTTGATCAGATTGGCCCGGTTACGCGTAATGTAGAAGATTCTGCTTATGTGCTGCAAGCCATTGCCGGATACGATGCCCAGGACTCCACCTCGGCTAAAGTAAATATTCCTGATTATTTGAGTGCGCTCACCGGTGATGTCTCCGGGCTGCGCATCGCTGTGCCGAAAGAATACTTGGGCGAGGGAGTAGACTCTTCCGTTCGTGAGACCGTACTGTCTGCACTTAAAGTACTGGAAGGTCTTGGCGCAGTCTGGGAGGAAGTCTCCCTGCCTCATACCGAATATGCGGTAGCGGCGTATTATTTACTCTCTTCTTCGGAAGCTTCCTCCAATCTGGCTCGCTTTGACGGCGTACGCTACGGTGTACGTGCAGATGATGGTGGTGGCCTGCTTGATTTATACCATAACTCTCGCAGCCAAGGTTTTGGACCCGAGGTTAAGCGCCGCATTATGTTGGGTACTTATGCGCTCAGCTCCGGTTACTATGATGCTTATTATTTGAAAGCGCAGAAGGTGCGGACTTTAATTAAGCAGGATTTTGATGAAGTATTCAAGAAATATGATGTAGTTATCGGTCCAACCGCGCCAACAACAGCCTTCAAGCTGGGTTCGCAGACTGAAGATCCGCTAACCATGTATTTGAACGATATTCTTACTATTCCAGTCAGCCTGGCTGGTATCCCTGCCGTTAGTGTTCCTTGCGGATTTGCTGAAGGTTTGCCTGTCGGTCTGCAAATTATCGGTAAGGAATTTGATGAGAGCACGGTTCTGCGCGTCGCGCATGCCTTTGAACAAAATACAGATCACCACAAGCAGCGTCCACAGCTGTAA
- a CDS encoding sigma-70 family RNA polymerase sigma factor, producing the protein MITAVQQAQSGDSEVFIQLCRQIEPEMYGMARSILNRDEDCADVMQEATLKAYQAIRSLRQPEFFKTWMLRILINECRQHLRRQKNIVEADAVVTQLESHTTSAEYEKIELREAVERLDDPLRTVVLLHYFQDMPIRQVAEVLNISETAVKSRLFRARKSLLSGM; encoded by the coding sequence ATGATAACAGCTGTACAACAAGCGCAGAGCGGCGATAGCGAGGTCTTTATTCAGCTGTGCCGGCAAATTGAACCTGAAATGTACGGCATGGCCCGTTCTATTCTGAACAGGGATGAGGATTGTGCCGATGTCATGCAGGAAGCTACACTCAAGGCCTATCAAGCTATCCGGAGTTTACGTCAGCCAGAGTTCTTCAAAACATGGATGCTGCGCATCCTCATTAATGAATGTCGCCAGCATCTGCGCAGGCAGAAAAATATAGTTGAGGCAGATGCAGTTGTAACTCAGCTAGAATCTCACACCACAAGTGCCGAATATGAAAAGATTGAGCTGCGTGAAGCAGTAGAGAGGTTGGATGATCCGCTGCGAACCGTAGTTTTGCTTCATTATTTTCAGGATATGCCTATTCGGCAAGTTGCGGAAGTTCTGAACATATCCGAGACGGCAGTGAAGTCGCGACTCTTCAGGGCACGGAAAAGTCTGCTGAGTGGAATGTGA
- a CDS encoding ABC transporter permease subunit: protein MRSAWIFYQKEMLESLRSYKLLWIPVVFIILGIMQPLTTYYMPEILKASGNVPPGLLEGYVIPGAATVMAQALGQYGSIGMLVLALATMNSLSGERHSGTVEMVLVRPLTPIALVIAKWAALLTLLMIALGLGAVAAGYYIEQLIGSLSWSTVLAAASIYGLWLLCAVSMTLLFSAFLRAPVAAFLGLLLTAGLALAHGLLPSWLDWTPAALPDLSAQVLLQAGSVSLMGPCLSAAVLILICIAGASLMIRRNILPN from the coding sequence ATGAGGAGTGCTTGGATATTTTATCAAAAAGAAATGCTGGAATCACTGCGCAGCTATAAGCTGCTCTGGATACCCGTAGTGTTCATAATATTAGGCATTATGCAGCCGCTAACGACCTATTACATGCCGGAAATTCTGAAAGCCTCCGGAAATGTACCGCCAGGGCTTCTGGAAGGTTATGTTATCCCGGGTGCGGCTACTGTTATGGCGCAAGCGCTTGGTCAGTATGGTTCTATAGGTATGCTGGTATTGGCGCTGGCAACAATGAATAGTCTTTCTGGTGAACGGCATAGCGGGACTGTGGAGATGGTGCTAGTAAGACCGCTGACTCCTATAGCTTTAGTCATTGCCAAATGGGCAGCTCTGTTGACTTTGCTTATGATTGCGCTTGGATTGGGAGCTGTTGCTGCTGGGTATTACATAGAGCAGCTGATTGGTTCTTTGTCATGGAGCACCGTTTTGGCTGCTGCGTCTATATATGGACTCTGGCTGCTGTGTGCGGTTTCTATGACATTGCTGTTTAGTGCTTTTCTGCGCGCACCCGTCGCTGCTTTTCTGGGCCTCTTATTAACAGCGGGGTTGGCGTTGGCTCATGGTTTGTTGCCATCATGGTTGGACTGGACGCCCGCGGCACTTCCTGACTTATCCGCCCAGGTTCTTTTACAAGCTGGTAGTGTATCTTTGATGGGTCCTTGCCTATCTGCAGCGGTTTTGATCCTGATTTGTATTGCCGGAGCTTCGCTCATGATCCGTAGGAATATATTGCCGAATTAA
- the gatC gene encoding Asp-tRNA(Asn)/Glu-tRNA(Gln) amidotransferase subunit GatC: MSITTKDVQHVAKLARLQLSPEEEATFTEQMNAILQYAEKLNELDTDNVKPTTQVLQVSNVMRDDVVKESLSQEDALLNAPEHEDGHFKVPAVLE; this comes from the coding sequence ATGAGTATTACCACAAAAGATGTGCAGCATGTGGCCAAGCTGGCCCGCCTGCAATTAAGCCCGGAAGAAGAGGCTACTTTTACAGAACAAATGAATGCTATTTTACAATATGCCGAGAAATTAAATGAACTGGACACCGACAATGTGAAACCAACTACGCAAGTATTGCAGGTTAGCAACGTCATGCGTGACGATGTCGTGAAGGAGAGCCTTTCCCAAGAGGATGCATTGCTTAACGCACCAGAACATGAAGATGGGCATTTCAAGGTTCCTGCTGTACTGGAATAA
- a CDS encoding DUF4179 domain-containing protein, giving the protein MKRRELEQLEQRLKSIEIPMLDELPQMIRQRQDQTYAMLDHLKIKTPQHRQQMLKQTLKGFIAAIIFGIILLGSSFVSPAMANTLGRIPFVNSIFEMAGDLGLRLASQKGLTTAVNVSDQIDEIKIAANEVIYDGTRLSVALKRSGGEFTGSFQGLRLNSDGTSKTAADGKPIFNTIEDTGESYDLQIFIDGKPLNPDDNEEDSFKHSISPIIMSGSDEQSMLVLFAEKTYVEGGLILPDQFQLTIKTKLTGMPDDEFILDIPVKKDTSHNVVLQPKQSRTYNRVTTTVQKVTLAPSTTQIRINDQAVAGFPTSYLQGQNLGLNHEICDDKGKRLEMVNGGGGWSESVNKDNTVKYSLVSDVNVAPLEHDVKFIIVKTYLYKYVGTGREKRNLLDSSGFPVVEYIPQLEMTIPVH; this is encoded by the coding sequence ATGAAACGTAGAGAATTGGAACAATTGGAGCAACGGTTGAAAAGTATCGAAATTCCTATGCTTGATGAGCTTCCCCAGATGATTCGTCAGCGTCAGGACCAAACCTATGCCATGCTGGACCACTTAAAGATAAAGACTCCTCAACATAGACAGCAAATGCTTAAGCAGACTCTGAAAGGTTTTATAGCAGCTATTATCTTTGGAATTATTTTACTCGGAAGCAGCTTCGTTTCTCCGGCAATGGCTAATACGCTGGGACGTATTCCTTTCGTAAATAGCATTTTTGAAATGGCGGGAGATTTGGGACTCAGGCTGGCGAGCCAAAAAGGCTTAACTACAGCAGTTAACGTTAGTGATCAGATTGATGAGATCAAGATTGCCGCAAACGAGGTTATTTATGATGGGACACGGCTATCCGTGGCGTTGAAACGATCCGGCGGAGAGTTTACGGGATCGTTTCAGGGCTTGCGCCTGAATTCAGATGGGACATCAAAGACCGCTGCGGACGGCAAACCCATTTTTAATACAATTGAGGATACTGGTGAAAGCTATGATCTTCAAATATTCATTGACGGCAAACCGCTTAACCCGGACGATAACGAAGAAGATTCCTTCAAGCACAGTATTTCACCTATAATAATGTCTGGTTCTGATGAACAATCTATGCTTGTGCTTTTTGCGGAGAAAACCTATGTGGAGGGCGGCTTAATTCTGCCGGATCAGTTTCAATTGACGATAAAGACCAAATTGACCGGGATGCCTGATGACGAGTTTATATTAGACATTCCCGTGAAAAAGGATACCAGCCACAATGTTGTGCTGCAGCCCAAGCAGAGCCGCACTTACAATAGGGTAACGACCACGGTCCAGAAGGTAACTTTGGCGCCATCCACCACTCAGATTAGGATTAATGACCAAGCCGTGGCAGGCTTCCCCACTTCCTATTTACAAGGACAAAATCTGGGACTGAACCATGAAATATGCGATGATAAAGGCAAGCGGCTAGAAATGGTTAATGGAGGGGGCGGCTGGTCTGAGTCGGTTAACAAAGACAACACGGTCAAGTACAGCCTTGTATCAGATGTCAATGTTGCGCCATTGGAGCATGATGTGAAATTCATTATCGTCAAAACGTATCTTTACAAATATGTTGGCACTGGCAGGGAGAAGCGAAATTTGCTGGACAGTAGCGGATTTCCGGTAGTGGAATACATTCCACAGCTAGAAATGACAATTCCTGTCCATTGA
- a CDS encoding ATPase produces MLHLGEKIVIVADAFEQSLPIGDYGYLIAYDRNPDNAFDYVIRVPQANRNFYVTAEDVEAEENLLVVEAERATHEALIDYALSTYNEKLFHHLMNGEDMETEETETTSKEGLSQAEFIKQVNLRAWI; encoded by the coding sequence ATGCTGCATTTAGGAGAGAAGATTGTCATAGTCGCGGACGCTTTCGAGCAGAGTCTTCCTATCGGAGACTACGGCTATCTGATTGCTTACGATCGCAATCCGGATAACGCGTTTGATTATGTCATTCGCGTACCTCAAGCAAACCGGAACTTTTATGTTACGGCAGAGGATGTTGAGGCCGAAGAGAATCTGCTGGTAGTAGAGGCTGAGAGAGCTACGCACGAAGCGTTAATCGATTATGCTTTGTCCACGTATAATGAGAAGCTGTTTCATCATTTGATGAACGGTGAAGATATGGAAACAGAAGAGACGGAAACTACGTCAAAAGAAGGTCTGTCTCAAGCGGAATTTATCAAACAAGTAAATCTCCGAGCTTGGATTTAA